A stretch of DNA from Patescibacteria group bacterium:
GAAGGCATATTGGTAACTCTCTGCTAGGAGATGCAAACCAAAAACCCGGATCGTCTTTGGGGAAGACTTTCCGGGTTTGCGCTTTTTGTCTTTTATTTCGTCTATAATAAACACCCATTCAAACCTCATCAAATCAACTCCTGAATGTTTCTTCACCTAAAACACCACCTAACCTCTCTATAATATTACCCCCATTATTCACGATCGTGGTATATGGGGGTAAGGAAATTTCTGCTTTTTTCATATTTATTCAATGACTCTCCGCTTAGTAAATTCCCTTCCTTTAAAACACCTTCTCTGCCACCACGAACTTCACCCTGTCTCCAAGATCGCAATTCGCCACGATCCTTCCCACAAATTCAAACGCTTTAGGATCATGGGTGAGAAACACGCTTAATTGCAGCTGTGAAAAGCCAAGAGAATAAAGCACTCTCCTTAAAGTGTCCCTAAAATGGCGGTACTTCTCTGGAATGTCGAAGATAACGAGATACCCTTTCCCCTTTCCTCCCTTTGCTGTTTCATGGAGATGCATAGCATAGTAACTTGCATATTTTATCCACCCCTTAGGAGTGAGCCGATATTTCCCCTCTTTCCCCTTCGCCCCGGTTACCAAATCAGCGCGCATAAGGTTCTCAAAAGCCTTATTGATCCGTTTCTTTTCTTTCTTTATCCGCTCGCGCTGGTCCTGCTCCCATCGCTTAATCTTTCTATGATCATTAAAACCAAACAGTTCCATGGCAGCGCCCGAGCTCATGCTAAATAAGGGCTCGAGCTCTGCCAGCTTCGCCAATAGCCGCTCGGTCAAAGGTTCTTTGGTAGTTAAACCCATATTCTATATTCACTACTTATCCACAATCTCATCAAATCTCCTCCACCAATTATATCATTAATAGGAGAAAAAACTTACCCCCATTAGTCACGATCGTGGTATATGGGGGTAAAAATTATAGTCTTTTTTCCAACAATTATCTCATTAATTTTTAAAATCTCTTATTCTCAATATAATGTTTTGAAAATAATCGATCTTTAGGCTGCGGCGCGTTTGGCTGAAGACGGTGCATAACATGCAGCAAGCAGAGCGTCCTTCCTCATATACGCGCTAAATTCATCTTCACTCAATCCTTGTGGATCAAGAGGCCCCACAATAGCCCCAAACCGCACATAATCATTAGGATCCTCAAAACCCTTAATGCCTGCGCGACCGAGGGGAATATCTATCCAGTGTACCCCAAGTTTGACTTCCCAATCTTCCATTACTGTTTTTGGTGACCGATAAACCGTAGCCCCCACTGCATTTCCTGCGGCTTTTTTCGCCTCATAATCATCATAATACTCCTGCTGCACCTTCGGATGCAAAAACATCGTCTGCAAAAACTGGAACCGTTTCGAGAAATCCCACCACTTCTCCGCCTTATCTCTCATAAATTTATGTTCTTCGTATGCACGCTCCGGCCCCATCTCGTCTTCCGCGAGCGGAAACAATATTCCATTCTGCATCTGCTCCAGCCTCTCTCTCAAAGAAATTATCCTCTTCTCAACATCGTCTCTTTTCCTTTTCGTTTTAAACACACCTTGCCTCAACTTTTCCTCCAAGGCGCTCATTTCCTTAGTTACGGACTCCTGAATATCCTGCACACCATCCTTGTATAATTGGGAAAAGGCTCCTGTCTGCAATAACATGTCTGCAAATAGTAAATAATTTTCATTGTTTTCAGGATTCAATTCCGTGGAAAAATCCCTGCGTATTTTATCCTGTGGACCGAATTCTTTCGCTTTCCCCATCACCACACGCTCAAAACTTCTGTGTCTTGCCTTTACTCTCATAAAATTATTCTTCTGCTCAACCCTGTTTATGTTTGCCCAGCGGTTCAGAGCGGTAACACCGATAAGACCTGACACTGCCAGATAGTCGTGGTCTTCCGAATACATAACACGCGCAAGAAGTTTCACAATGTCACGATCGTCCATTTCCATGAGCTGTTTTCCTCTCTGTGGAAACGCTTCACGATAGGCATTAATCGCTTCCATTATACGTTCCGGGCTAAGGGCTTCTTCGCGTTCTTTTAAAGCCCTCTCCTGCGCTTCCTGCTCTTGCCGCGCCAGCTCCTCCGGTGTGGACTCCGGAGGTTTTTGCCCTTCAAGAGCCTGTTCTGGAGATGGTGGTTTATCAAATAAACCGCCCGCAGCCAAACCAGCTACTCCCCCTAACGCTATCCTAAAAAATTCTCCTCGCGAAATATCTCTCATAGACTCAACGAGGCGAGTAGTGCTCGCCTCGTGTTAATATTCTTATTCCTCCGTCTGTATCTGCGGGCCGGGCCGCTTGAGGTGCGCGTACTTGCGGGCAACCTTGAGGCGCGCCAGCTCTTTTTCTATCTTGACGGCAAGCGCCGCGTAATCAACGTCATCTGCCTGGCGCTCTGCTAACAGCTTCCTTGCCCGCTCCTTCGCTTCTTCCGCGCGCGCGGTATCGATCTCCTGCACTCTCTCGGCACTATCTGCGAGCACAGTCACCTGATTTCCTTCCCTCACCTCGACAAACCCGCCCGAGATTGCCATGGGATGCGCCTCCACTCCCTTGCGCACGATAAGCTCGCCTGAGGTTACCGTGGACACGAGCGGGATATGATGCGGCAAAATAGTGATCTCGCCCGTGGACGTGGGAAGGGTAAGAGAGTCTATCTCGTCCTCGTAGACGATTCGTTCCGGAGTTACAATTTTAAATTTAATAGTCATAGAAGCGAGTTTACGCTAACGATAACGCGACAATACGCTACTTGATTCTAGCTTTATCATATATACGACGTTTAATATCAACTCCTCGGGATAGAGAAAATCGCTAATCACTTTCTTCATATGGCGTGAACTAGCGTACAAACTGGCGTAAACTGGCTTCTACTTTACGTCTTCAATGCCGCCTTTCATGAAAAACGCCTGTTCGTTTTTACTGTCATGTTTTCCTTCCAAAATTTCCTTAAAGCCGCGGATGGTCTCTTTTAAGGGCACGTACTTTCCCGCGGTTCCGGTGAAAGTTTCCGCTACGAAGAACGGCTGCGAAAGGAACCTCTGGATCTTGCGGGCGCGCGCCACCGTGAGCTTGTCCTCATCGGAGAGTTCTTCAATCCCCAAAATCGCGATGATGTCCTGCAGGTCTTTGTAGCGCTGAAGCACCTTTTGCACTCTGCGCGTAATTTCATAATGCTCTGCGCCGACCACTGAAGGATCAAGTATAGTGGAAGTGGAATCAAGAGGATCAACCGCAGGGTAGATGCCAAGCTCCGCCAAAGAGCGGGAAAGCACGACGGTAGAATCAAGGTGCGAGAAGGTCGTCGCGGGCGCAGGATCGGTCAGGTCGTCCGCAGGCACGTAGATCGCCTGCACCGAGGTGATAGAGCCTTTCTTCGTGCTGGTAATCCTTTCCTGCAATTCGCCCATTTCCGTGGCAAGCGTCGGCTGGTAGCCCACTGCGGACGGGATGCGCCCGAGCAATGCCGACACTTCGGAGCCCGCCTGCGTAAACCGGAAAATGTTATCTATGAAGAGCAGCACGTCTTTGCCTTCGGTGTCGCGGAAATATTCAGCCATGGTAAGGCCGGTGAGGCCTACCCGCGCGCGGGGACCAGGAGGCTCATTCATCTGGCCGAACACCATGACCGTCTTATCAAGCACGCCTGACTCGATCATTTCATAATAAAGGTCGTTTCCCTCTCTTGAGCGCTCTCCTACTCCCGCGAATACAGACACGCCCCCGTGCTCTGCGGCAATATTGCGGATAAGCTCTTTTAC
This window harbors:
- the atpD gene encoding F0F1 ATP synthase subunit beta, giving the protein MSTKTTSVSEGVIAQVIGAVVDVKFENHLPMIYHTIEVILSEGETLRQAQGDKGNKDRKLVLEVQQHMGGGLVRCLAMGSTDGLQRGMPARDTGAPISVPVGKETLGRLFNVLGEAIDEKEPVKAKQTLPIHRQAPPFSEQSTTSEIFETGIKVIDLICPILKGGKVGLFGGAGVGKTVVVKELIRNIAAEHGGVSVFAGVGERSREGNDLYYEMIESGVLDKTVMVFGQMNEPPGPRARVGLTGLTMAEYFRDTEGKDVLLFIDNIFRFTQAGSEVSALLGRIPSAVGYQPTLATEMGELQERITSTKKGSITSVQAIYVPADDLTDPAPATTFSHLDSTVVLSRSLAELGIYPAVDPLDSTSTILDPSVVGAEHYEITRRVQKVLQRYKDLQDIIAILGIEELSDEDKLTVARARKIQRFLSQPFFVAETFTGTAGKYVPLKETIRGFKEILEGKHDSKNEQAFFMKGGIEDVK
- the atpC gene encoding ATP synthase F1 subunit epsilon, whose amino-acid sequence is MTIKFKIVTPERIVYEDEIDSLTLPTSTGEITILPHHIPLVSTVTSGELIVRKGVEAHPMAISGGFVEVREGNQVTVLADSAERVQEIDTARAEEAKERARKLLAERQADDVDYAALAVKIEKELARLKVARKYAHLKRPGPQIQTEE